One Microtus pennsylvanicus isolate mMicPen1 chromosome 3, mMicPen1.hap1, whole genome shotgun sequence DNA window includes the following coding sequences:
- the Nfrkb gene encoding nuclear factor related to kappa-B-binding protein isoform X1, producing MDSLDHMLTDPLELGPCGDGHGTRIMEDCLLGGTRVSLPEDLLEDPEIFFDVVSLSTWQEVLSDSQREHLQQFLPQFSTDNVEQQNELILALFSGENFRFGNPLHIAQKLFRDGHFNPEVVKYRQLCFKSQYKRYLNSQQQYFHRLLKQILASRSDLLEMARRSGPALPFRHKHHSPSRSPEEREWRTQQRYLKVLREVKEECGDTALSSDEEATLDLQEKFSFEDLSSWLPSSPARSPSPAVPLRVVPTLSTTDMKTADKIELGDSDLKIMLKKHHEKRKHQPDHPDLLTGDLTLSDIMTRVNAGRKGSLAALYDLAVLKKKVKEKEKKKKIKLIKSEAEDLAEPLSNTEGVPALSQAPSPLAISSIKEEPLEDIKPCLGINELFSSFFSLLLEILLEGQASLPVLEDRVLDWQSSPASSLNSWFSAAPNWAELVLPALQYLAGESRAVPSSFSPFVEFKEKTQQWKLLVQSQDNEKELAALFHLWLETKDQIFCKQENEDSSDAMTPVPRVRTDYVVRPSTGEEKRVFQEQERYRYSQPHKAFTFRMHGFESVVGPVKGVFDKETSLNKAREHSLLRSDRPAYVTILSLVRDAAARLPNGEGTRAEICELLKDSQFLAPDVTSTQVNTVVSGALDRLHYEKDPCVKYDIGRKLWIYLHRDRSEEEFERIHQAQAAAAKARKALQQKPKPPSKVKSSNKESSMKGLSGPSEQSQMSLSDSSMPPTPVTPVTPTTPALPTTPISPPPVSAVSKSGSTTVSEPAKSSSGVLLVSSPTMPQLGTMLSPASIQTPPSSQATARVVSHSSSAGLPQVRVVAQPSLPAVSQQSVGPAQTLPQMPAGPQIRVPVTATQTKVVPQAVVATVPVKGQTAAASVQRPGPGQTGLTVTNLPAAVSPVSKPAMSSPGNSAPSASTTAVIQNVTGQNIIKQVSITGQLGVKPQTGSSIPLTATNFRIQGKDVLRLPPSSITTDAKGQTVLRITPDMMATLAKSQVTTVKLTQDLFGTGSGTAGKGISATLHVTSNPVHAADSPAKTPSASVPSSAPAGTTVVKVTPDLKPTETSNSAFRLMPALGVSVADQKGKNTVASSEAKPAATIRIVQGLGVMPPKAGQTITVAAHAKQGASVAGGSGTVHSSTVSLPSINATVSKTVAVASGATSTPISIGTGAPTVRQVPVNTTVVSTSQSGKLPTRITVPLSVISQPMKGKSVVTAPIIKGNLGANLSGLGRNIILTTMPAGTKLIAGNKPVSFLTAQQLQQLQQQGQATQVRIQTVPASHLQQGTASGSSKAVSTVVVTTAPSPKQAPEQQ from the exons ATGGATTCTTTGGATCACATGctgacagatcccctggaactgggtcCCTGTGGAGATGGCCATGGTACACGGATCATGGAAGACTGCCTTTTGGGTGGTACCAGGGTTAGTCTGCCTGAAGACCTTCTGGAGGAT CCTGAGATATTCTTTGATGTCGTCAGCCTCTCTACATGGCAGGAAGTCCTAAGTGATTCTCAGCGTGAACATCTCCAGCagtttctgcctcagttttccacAGACAATGTGGAGCAGCAGAATGAGCTCATCCTTGCCCTGTTCAGTGGGGAGAACTTCCGCTTTGGAAACCCTCTTCATATTGCCCAGAAGCTTTTCCGAG ATGGACACTTTAACCCTGAAGTGGTCAAGTATCGTCAGCTCTGCTTCAAGTCACAGTACAAGCGGTATCTCAACTCCCAACAGCAGTACTTCCATCGGCTGCTGAAACAGATTCTTGCTTCCAGAAGT GATCTATTGGAGATGGCTCGTAGGAGTGGCCCTGCTCTTCCCTTTCGCCACAAGCACCATTCACCATCCCGAAGCCCCGAAGAGCGTGAGTGGCGGACCCAGCAGCGTTACTTGAAGGTCTTGCGGGAAGTGAAGGAGGAATGTGGTGACACTGCCCTGTCCTCTGATGAAGAGG CCACGTTGGATTTAcaagaaaaattttcttttgaagatCTCAGCTCATGGCTTCCAAGCTCTCCAGCACGTTCTCCTAGTCCTGCGGTGCCCCTGAGGGTGGTGCCCACGCTTTCCACTACGGATATGAAAACTGCAG ATAAAATAGAGCTGGGGGACAGTGACCTGAAGATAATGTTAAAGAAGCACCATGAGAAGCGGAAACATCAACCA GATCACCCAGACCTTTTGACAGGGGACCTGACCCTCAGTGACATCATGACTCGAGTAAATGCTGGCAGGAAGGGCTCTCTAGCAG cCTTATATGATTTGGCTGTTCTTAAAAAAAaggtgaaggaaaaagaaaagaagaagaaaataaaattgattaaatCCGAGGCAGAAGATCTGGCTGAGCCTCTAAGCAATACTGAAGGGGTCCCGGCTCTCTCGCAGGCCCCTTCTCCACTGGCAATATCGTCTATCAAGGAAGA GCCCCTGGAAGACATCAAGCCTTGCCTCGGGATCAATGAGCTATTTTCcagttttttctctcttctgttagAAATCTTGCTGGAGGGTCAAGCCAGCCTTCCTGTG cTGGAGGATCGGGTTTTGGACTGGCAGTCTTCTCCAGCCAGCTCCCTCAACAGCTGGTTCTCTGCTGCCCCCAACTGGGCTGAGTTGGTGTTGCCTGCTCTGCAGTATCTTGCCGGAGAAAGCCGAG CGGTTCCTTctagtttctctccatttgttgAATTCAAAGAGAAAACCCAGCAGTGGAAATTGCTTG TTCAATCTCAAGATAATGAAAAGGAATTAGCTGCTCTCTTCCACCTGTGGTTAGAAACCAAAGACCAGATCTTCTGTAAG caggagaatgaagacagcTCAGATGCCATGACACCTGTCCCTCGAGT AAGAACTGACTATGTGGTGCGGCCTAGCACAGGAGAAGAGAAACGGGTGTTTCAAGAGCAG GAGCGTTACAGGTATAGCCAACCTCATAAGGCATTTACCTTTCGCATGCATGGCTTTGAGTCTGTGGTGGGGCCAGTGAAGGGTGTGTTTGACAAGGAGACCTCCCTCAACAAGGCTCGTGAACATTCCCTGCTGCGTTCTGACCGACCTGCCTATGTCACCATTCTGTCTCTTG TTCGGGATGCTGCAGCTCGGCTGCCTAATGGAGAAGGCACTCGAGCAGAGATCTGCGAACTGCTCAAGGACTCTCAGTTTCTTGCTCCAGATGTCACCAGCACTCAG GTGAACACTGTAGTGAGTGGTGCACTGGATCGACTGCATTATGAAAAAGACCCTTGTGTGAAATATGACATTGGACGAAAGCTGTGGATCTACCTGCATCGTGACCGGAGTGAGGAAGAGTTTG aacggATCCATCAAGCTCAAGCAGCAGCAGCTAAAGCCAGAAAAGCTCTTCAGCAAAAACCCAAGCCGCCATCCAAGGTG aagtCCAGTAATAAGGAGAGCTCCATGAAGGGTCTTAGTGGCCCTTCTGAGCAAAGCCAGATGAGCCTCAGTGACTCCAGCATGCCACCTACCCCAGTTACACCTGTAACCCCCACCACGCCAGCATTGCCCACCACCCCCATATCTCCTCCACCTGTATCAGCAGTGAGCAAAAGTGGCTCTACCACTGTCTCTGAGCCAGCTAAGTCAAGTTCAGG tgttcttctggtgtcctcaCCAACAATGCCACAGCTAGGAACGATGCTTtccccagcttccatccagactCCACCCAGTTCTCAGGCTACTGCTCGGGTTGTAAGCCACTCTAGCTCAGCCGGACTGCCCCAGGTTCGGGTGGTAGCCCAGCCCAGCCTTCCTGCTGTTTCCCAGCAGTCAGTAGGGCCAGCACAGACACTACCACAGATGCCAGCAGGACCACAGATTCGTGTGCCAGTCACTGCTACACAAACCAAAGTAGTACCCCAG GCAGTTGTAGCAACTGTTCCAGTCAAGGGGCAAACTGCAGCGGCCTCTGTACAGCGGCCTGGACCTGGGCAGACAGGGCTTACAGTGACAAATCTCCCTGCTGCAGTCAGCCCAGTGAGCAAGCCAGCCATGAGTTCTCCCGGGAACTCTGCTCCAAGTGCCTCCACGACAGCCGTCATTCAGAATGTCACAGGACAGAACATCATCAAGCAG GTATCAATAACTGGGCAGCTTGGCGTGAAGCCCCAGACAGGCAGCAGCATTCCACTCACAGCCACTAACTTCCGTATCCAGGGTAAAGATGTACTGCGCCTGCCACCCTCTTCCATCACCACAGACGCCAAGGGCCAGACGGTTTTGAGAATCACTCCGGACATGATGGCCACATTGGCCAAGTCTCAGGTTACCACAGTCAAATTGACTCAGGACCTCTTTGGGACAGGAAGTGGCACTGCAGGCAAAGGCATCTCCGCTACCTTACACGTCACTTCCAACCCTGTCCATGCAGCAGACAGCCCTGCCAAGACCCCTTCAGCCAGTGTTCCTTCATCAGCTCCAGCAGGTACTACCGTGGTCAAAGTAACTCCTGATCTCAAGCCAACAGAAACCTCGAATTCAGCTTTTCGCTTGATGCCAGCTCTTGGAGTGAGTGTGGCAGATCAGAAGGGAAAGAACACAGTGGCCTCTTCAGAAGCAAAACCTGCTGCCACAATCCGCATTGTGCAGGGTCTGGGAGTGATGCCTCCTAAAGCAGGCCAGACTATTACTGTTGCAGCACATGCAAAGCAAGGAGCCTCTGTCGCTGGTGGGTCTGGAACTGTCCATTCTTCAACGGTGTCCTTGCCCAGTATAAATGCTACTGTGTCTAAGACTGTGGCTGTGGCTTCTGGGGCAACAAGCACCCCTATCAGCATTGGGACTGGAGCCCCCACGGTGCGACAGGTCCCTGTTAACACTACAGTTGTGTCCACATCCCAGTCT
- the Nfrkb gene encoding nuclear factor related to kappa-B-binding protein isoform X6, translated as MDSLDHMLTDPLELGPCGDGHGTRIMEDCLLGGTRVSLPEDLLEDPEIFFDVVSLSTWQEVLSDSQREHLQQFLPQFSTDNVEQQNELILALFSGENFRFGNPLHIAQKLFRDGHFNPEVVKYRQLCFKSQYKRYLNSQQQYFHRLLKQILASRSDLLEMARRSGPALPFRHKHHSPSRSPEEREWRTQQRYLKVLREVKEECGDTALSSDEEDLSSWLPSSPARSPSPAVPLRVVPTLSTTDMKTADKIELGDSDLKIMLKKHHEKRKHQPDHPDLLTGDLTLSDIMTRVNAGRKGSLAALYDLAVLKKKVKEKEKKKKIKLIKSEAEDLAEPLSNTEGVPALSQAPSPLAISSIKEEPLEDIKPCLGINELFSSFFSLLLEILLEGQASLPVLEDRVLDWQSSPASSLNSWFSAAPNWAELVLPALQYLAGESRAVPSSFSPFVEFKEKTQQWKLLVQSQDNEKELAALFHLWLETKDQIFCKENEDSSDAMTPVPRVRTDYVVRPSTGEEKRVFQEQERYRYSQPHKAFTFRMHGFESVVGPVKGVFDKETSLNKAREHSLLRSDRPAYVTILSLVRDAAARLPNGEGTRAEICELLKDSQFLAPDVTSTQVNTVVSGALDRLHYEKDPCVKYDIGRKLWIYLHRDRSEEEFERIHQAQAAAAKARKALQQKPKPPSKVKSSNKESSMKGLSGPSEQSQMSLSDSSMPPTPVTPVTPTTPALPTTPISPPPVSAVSKSGSTTVSEPAKSSSGVLLVSSPTMPQLGTMLSPASIQTPPSSQATARVVSHSSSAGLPQVRVVAQPSLPAVSQQSVGPAQTLPQMPAGPQIRVPVTATQTKVVPQAVVATVPVKGQTAAASVQRPGPGQTGLTVTNLPAAVSPVSKPAMSSPGNSAPSASTTAVIQNVTGQNIIKQVSITGQLGVKPQTGSSIPLTATNFRIQGKDVLRLPPSSITTDAKGQTVLRITPDMMATLAKSQVTTVKLTQDLFGTGSGTAGKGISATLHVTSNPVHAADSPAKTPSASVPSSAPAGTTVVKVTPDLKPTETSNSAFRLMPALGVSVADQKGKNTVASSEAKPAATIRIVQGLGVMPPKAGQTITVAAHAKQGASVAGGSGTVHSSTVSLPSINATVSKTVAVASGATSTPISIGTGAPTVRQVPVNTTVVSTSQSGKLPTRITVPLSVISQPMKGKSVVTAPIIKGNLGANLSGLGRNIILTTMPAGTKLIAGNKPVSFLTAQQLQQLQQQGQATQVRIQTVPASHLQQGTASGSSKAVSTVVVTTAPSPKQAPEQQ; from the exons ATGGATTCTTTGGATCACATGctgacagatcccctggaactgggtcCCTGTGGAGATGGCCATGGTACACGGATCATGGAAGACTGCCTTTTGGGTGGTACCAGGGTTAGTCTGCCTGAAGACCTTCTGGAGGAT CCTGAGATATTCTTTGATGTCGTCAGCCTCTCTACATGGCAGGAAGTCCTAAGTGATTCTCAGCGTGAACATCTCCAGCagtttctgcctcagttttccacAGACAATGTGGAGCAGCAGAATGAGCTCATCCTTGCCCTGTTCAGTGGGGAGAACTTCCGCTTTGGAAACCCTCTTCATATTGCCCAGAAGCTTTTCCGAG ATGGACACTTTAACCCTGAAGTGGTCAAGTATCGTCAGCTCTGCTTCAAGTCACAGTACAAGCGGTATCTCAACTCCCAACAGCAGTACTTCCATCGGCTGCTGAAACAGATTCTTGCTTCCAGAAGT GATCTATTGGAGATGGCTCGTAGGAGTGGCCCTGCTCTTCCCTTTCGCCACAAGCACCATTCACCATCCCGAAGCCCCGAAGAGCGTGAGTGGCGGACCCAGCAGCGTTACTTGAAGGTCTTGCGGGAAGTGAAGGAGGAATGTGGTGACACTGCCCTGTCCTCTGATGAAGAGG atCTCAGCTCATGGCTTCCAAGCTCTCCAGCACGTTCTCCTAGTCCTGCGGTGCCCCTGAGGGTGGTGCCCACGCTTTCCACTACGGATATGAAAACTGCAG ATAAAATAGAGCTGGGGGACAGTGACCTGAAGATAATGTTAAAGAAGCACCATGAGAAGCGGAAACATCAACCA GATCACCCAGACCTTTTGACAGGGGACCTGACCCTCAGTGACATCATGACTCGAGTAAATGCTGGCAGGAAGGGCTCTCTAGCAG cCTTATATGATTTGGCTGTTCTTAAAAAAAaggtgaaggaaaaagaaaagaagaagaaaataaaattgattaaatCCGAGGCAGAAGATCTGGCTGAGCCTCTAAGCAATACTGAAGGGGTCCCGGCTCTCTCGCAGGCCCCTTCTCCACTGGCAATATCGTCTATCAAGGAAGA GCCCCTGGAAGACATCAAGCCTTGCCTCGGGATCAATGAGCTATTTTCcagttttttctctcttctgttagAAATCTTGCTGGAGGGTCAAGCCAGCCTTCCTGTG cTGGAGGATCGGGTTTTGGACTGGCAGTCTTCTCCAGCCAGCTCCCTCAACAGCTGGTTCTCTGCTGCCCCCAACTGGGCTGAGTTGGTGTTGCCTGCTCTGCAGTATCTTGCCGGAGAAAGCCGAG CGGTTCCTTctagtttctctccatttgttgAATTCAAAGAGAAAACCCAGCAGTGGAAATTGCTTG TTCAATCTCAAGATAATGAAAAGGAATTAGCTGCTCTCTTCCACCTGTGGTTAGAAACCAAAGACCAGATCTTCTGTAAG gagaatgaagacagcTCAGATGCCATGACACCTGTCCCTCGAGT AAGAACTGACTATGTGGTGCGGCCTAGCACAGGAGAAGAGAAACGGGTGTTTCAAGAGCAG GAGCGTTACAGGTATAGCCAACCTCATAAGGCATTTACCTTTCGCATGCATGGCTTTGAGTCTGTGGTGGGGCCAGTGAAGGGTGTGTTTGACAAGGAGACCTCCCTCAACAAGGCTCGTGAACATTCCCTGCTGCGTTCTGACCGACCTGCCTATGTCACCATTCTGTCTCTTG TTCGGGATGCTGCAGCTCGGCTGCCTAATGGAGAAGGCACTCGAGCAGAGATCTGCGAACTGCTCAAGGACTCTCAGTTTCTTGCTCCAGATGTCACCAGCACTCAG GTGAACACTGTAGTGAGTGGTGCACTGGATCGACTGCATTATGAAAAAGACCCTTGTGTGAAATATGACATTGGACGAAAGCTGTGGATCTACCTGCATCGTGACCGGAGTGAGGAAGAGTTTG aacggATCCATCAAGCTCAAGCAGCAGCAGCTAAAGCCAGAAAAGCTCTTCAGCAAAAACCCAAGCCGCCATCCAAGGTG aagtCCAGTAATAAGGAGAGCTCCATGAAGGGTCTTAGTGGCCCTTCTGAGCAAAGCCAGATGAGCCTCAGTGACTCCAGCATGCCACCTACCCCAGTTACACCTGTAACCCCCACCACGCCAGCATTGCCCACCACCCCCATATCTCCTCCACCTGTATCAGCAGTGAGCAAAAGTGGCTCTACCACTGTCTCTGAGCCAGCTAAGTCAAGTTCAGG tgttcttctggtgtcctcaCCAACAATGCCACAGCTAGGAACGATGCTTtccccagcttccatccagactCCACCCAGTTCTCAGGCTACTGCTCGGGTTGTAAGCCACTCTAGCTCAGCCGGACTGCCCCAGGTTCGGGTGGTAGCCCAGCCCAGCCTTCCTGCTGTTTCCCAGCAGTCAGTAGGGCCAGCACAGACACTACCACAGATGCCAGCAGGACCACAGATTCGTGTGCCAGTCACTGCTACACAAACCAAAGTAGTACCCCAG GCAGTTGTAGCAACTGTTCCAGTCAAGGGGCAAACTGCAGCGGCCTCTGTACAGCGGCCTGGACCTGGGCAGACAGGGCTTACAGTGACAAATCTCCCTGCTGCAGTCAGCCCAGTGAGCAAGCCAGCCATGAGTTCTCCCGGGAACTCTGCTCCAAGTGCCTCCACGACAGCCGTCATTCAGAATGTCACAGGACAGAACATCATCAAGCAG GTATCAATAACTGGGCAGCTTGGCGTGAAGCCCCAGACAGGCAGCAGCATTCCACTCACAGCCACTAACTTCCGTATCCAGGGTAAAGATGTACTGCGCCTGCCACCCTCTTCCATCACCACAGACGCCAAGGGCCAGACGGTTTTGAGAATCACTCCGGACATGATGGCCACATTGGCCAAGTCTCAGGTTACCACAGTCAAATTGACTCAGGACCTCTTTGGGACAGGAAGTGGCACTGCAGGCAAAGGCATCTCCGCTACCTTACACGTCACTTCCAACCCTGTCCATGCAGCAGACAGCCCTGCCAAGACCCCTTCAGCCAGTGTTCCTTCATCAGCTCCAGCAGGTACTACCGTGGTCAAAGTAACTCCTGATCTCAAGCCAACAGAAACCTCGAATTCAGCTTTTCGCTTGATGCCAGCTCTTGGAGTGAGTGTGGCAGATCAGAAGGGAAAGAACACAGTGGCCTCTTCAGAAGCAAAACCTGCTGCCACAATCCGCATTGTGCAGGGTCTGGGAGTGATGCCTCCTAAAGCAGGCCAGACTATTACTGTTGCAGCACATGCAAAGCAAGGAGCCTCTGTCGCTGGTGGGTCTGGAACTGTCCATTCTTCAACGGTGTCCTTGCCCAGTATAAATGCTACTGTGTCTAAGACTGTGGCTGTGGCTTCTGGGGCAACAAGCACCCCTATCAGCATTGGGACTGGAGCCCCCACGGTGCGACAGGTCCCTGTTAACACTACAGTTGTGTCCACATCCCAGTCT
- the Nfrkb gene encoding nuclear factor related to kappa-B-binding protein isoform X5, whose amino-acid sequence MDSLDHMLTDPLELGPCGDGHGTRIMEDCLLGGTRVSLPEDLLEDPEIFFDVVSLSTWQEVLSDSQREHLQQFLPQFSTDNVEQQNELILALFSGENFRFGNPLHIAQKLFRDGHFNPEVVKYRQLCFKSQYKRYLNSQQQYFHRLLKQILASRSDLLEMARRSGPALPFRHKHHSPSRSPEEREWRTQQRYLKVLREVKEECGDTALSSDEEDLSSWLPSSPARSPSPAVPLRVVPTLSTTDMKTADKIELGDSDLKIMLKKHHEKRKHQPDHPDLLTGDLTLSDIMTRVNAGRKGSLAALYDLAVLKKKVKEKEKKKKIKLIKSEAEDLAEPLSNTEGVPALSQAPSPLAISSIKEEPLEDIKPCLGINELFSSFFSLLLEILLEGQASLPVLEDRVLDWQSSPASSLNSWFSAAPNWAELVLPALQYLAGESRAVPSSFSPFVEFKEKTQQWKLLVQSQDNEKELAALFHLWLETKDQIFCKQENEDSSDAMTPVPRVRTDYVVRPSTGEEKRVFQEQERYRYSQPHKAFTFRMHGFESVVGPVKGVFDKETSLNKAREHSLLRSDRPAYVTILSLVRDAAARLPNGEGTRAEICELLKDSQFLAPDVTSTQVNTVVSGALDRLHYEKDPCVKYDIGRKLWIYLHRDRSEEEFERIHQAQAAAAKARKALQQKPKPPSKVKSSNKESSMKGLSGPSEQSQMSLSDSSMPPTPVTPVTPTTPALPTTPISPPPVSAVSKSGSTTVSEPAKSSSGVLLVSSPTMPQLGTMLSPASIQTPPSSQATARVVSHSSSAGLPQVRVVAQPSLPAVSQQSVGPAQTLPQMPAGPQIRVPVTATQTKVVPQAVVATVPVKGQTAAASVQRPGPGQTGLTVTNLPAAVSPVSKPAMSSPGNSAPSASTTAVIQNVTGQNIIKQVSITGQLGVKPQTGSSIPLTATNFRIQGKDVLRLPPSSITTDAKGQTVLRITPDMMATLAKSQVTTVKLTQDLFGTGSGTAGKGISATLHVTSNPVHAADSPAKTPSASVPSSAPAGTTVVKVTPDLKPTETSNSAFRLMPALGVSVADQKGKNTVASSEAKPAATIRIVQGLGVMPPKAGQTITVAAHAKQGASVAGGSGTVHSSTVSLPSINATVSKTVAVASGATSTPISIGTGAPTVRQVPVNTTVVSTSQSGKLPTRITVPLSVISQPMKGKSVVTAPIIKGNLGANLSGLGRNIILTTMPAGTKLIAGNKPVSFLTAQQLQQLQQQGQATQVRIQTVPASHLQQGTASGSSKAVSTVVVTTAPSPKQAPEQQ is encoded by the exons ATGGATTCTTTGGATCACATGctgacagatcccctggaactgggtcCCTGTGGAGATGGCCATGGTACACGGATCATGGAAGACTGCCTTTTGGGTGGTACCAGGGTTAGTCTGCCTGAAGACCTTCTGGAGGAT CCTGAGATATTCTTTGATGTCGTCAGCCTCTCTACATGGCAGGAAGTCCTAAGTGATTCTCAGCGTGAACATCTCCAGCagtttctgcctcagttttccacAGACAATGTGGAGCAGCAGAATGAGCTCATCCTTGCCCTGTTCAGTGGGGAGAACTTCCGCTTTGGAAACCCTCTTCATATTGCCCAGAAGCTTTTCCGAG ATGGACACTTTAACCCTGAAGTGGTCAAGTATCGTCAGCTCTGCTTCAAGTCACAGTACAAGCGGTATCTCAACTCCCAACAGCAGTACTTCCATCGGCTGCTGAAACAGATTCTTGCTTCCAGAAGT GATCTATTGGAGATGGCTCGTAGGAGTGGCCCTGCTCTTCCCTTTCGCCACAAGCACCATTCACCATCCCGAAGCCCCGAAGAGCGTGAGTGGCGGACCCAGCAGCGTTACTTGAAGGTCTTGCGGGAAGTGAAGGAGGAATGTGGTGACACTGCCCTGTCCTCTGATGAAGAGG atCTCAGCTCATGGCTTCCAAGCTCTCCAGCACGTTCTCCTAGTCCTGCGGTGCCCCTGAGGGTGGTGCCCACGCTTTCCACTACGGATATGAAAACTGCAG ATAAAATAGAGCTGGGGGACAGTGACCTGAAGATAATGTTAAAGAAGCACCATGAGAAGCGGAAACATCAACCA GATCACCCAGACCTTTTGACAGGGGACCTGACCCTCAGTGACATCATGACTCGAGTAAATGCTGGCAGGAAGGGCTCTCTAGCAG cCTTATATGATTTGGCTGTTCTTAAAAAAAaggtgaaggaaaaagaaaagaagaagaaaataaaattgattaaatCCGAGGCAGAAGATCTGGCTGAGCCTCTAAGCAATACTGAAGGGGTCCCGGCTCTCTCGCAGGCCCCTTCTCCACTGGCAATATCGTCTATCAAGGAAGA GCCCCTGGAAGACATCAAGCCTTGCCTCGGGATCAATGAGCTATTTTCcagttttttctctcttctgttagAAATCTTGCTGGAGGGTCAAGCCAGCCTTCCTGTG cTGGAGGATCGGGTTTTGGACTGGCAGTCTTCTCCAGCCAGCTCCCTCAACAGCTGGTTCTCTGCTGCCCCCAACTGGGCTGAGTTGGTGTTGCCTGCTCTGCAGTATCTTGCCGGAGAAAGCCGAG CGGTTCCTTctagtttctctccatttgttgAATTCAAAGAGAAAACCCAGCAGTGGAAATTGCTTG TTCAATCTCAAGATAATGAAAAGGAATTAGCTGCTCTCTTCCACCTGTGGTTAGAAACCAAAGACCAGATCTTCTGTAAG caggagaatgaagacagcTCAGATGCCATGACACCTGTCCCTCGAGT AAGAACTGACTATGTGGTGCGGCCTAGCACAGGAGAAGAGAAACGGGTGTTTCAAGAGCAG GAGCGTTACAGGTATAGCCAACCTCATAAGGCATTTACCTTTCGCATGCATGGCTTTGAGTCTGTGGTGGGGCCAGTGAAGGGTGTGTTTGACAAGGAGACCTCCCTCAACAAGGCTCGTGAACATTCCCTGCTGCGTTCTGACCGACCTGCCTATGTCACCATTCTGTCTCTTG TTCGGGATGCTGCAGCTCGGCTGCCTAATGGAGAAGGCACTCGAGCAGAGATCTGCGAACTGCTCAAGGACTCTCAGTTTCTTGCTCCAGATGTCACCAGCACTCAG GTGAACACTGTAGTGAGTGGTGCACTGGATCGACTGCATTATGAAAAAGACCCTTGTGTGAAATATGACATTGGACGAAAGCTGTGGATCTACCTGCATCGTGACCGGAGTGAGGAAGAGTTTG aacggATCCATCAAGCTCAAGCAGCAGCAGCTAAAGCCAGAAAAGCTCTTCAGCAAAAACCCAAGCCGCCATCCAAGGTG aagtCCAGTAATAAGGAGAGCTCCATGAAGGGTCTTAGTGGCCCTTCTGAGCAAAGCCAGATGAGCCTCAGTGACTCCAGCATGCCACCTACCCCAGTTACACCTGTAACCCCCACCACGCCAGCATTGCCCACCACCCCCATATCTCCTCCACCTGTATCAGCAGTGAGCAAAAGTGGCTCTACCACTGTCTCTGAGCCAGCTAAGTCAAGTTCAGG tgttcttctggtgtcctcaCCAACAATGCCACAGCTAGGAACGATGCTTtccccagcttccatccagactCCACCCAGTTCTCAGGCTACTGCTCGGGTTGTAAGCCACTCTAGCTCAGCCGGACTGCCCCAGGTTCGGGTGGTAGCCCAGCCCAGCCTTCCTGCTGTTTCCCAGCAGTCAGTAGGGCCAGCACAGACACTACCACAGATGCCAGCAGGACCACAGATTCGTGTGCCAGTCACTGCTACACAAACCAAAGTAGTACCCCAG GCAGTTGTAGCAACTGTTCCAGTCAAGGGGCAAACTGCAGCGGCCTCTGTACAGCGGCCTGGACCTGGGCAGACAGGGCTTACAGTGACAAATCTCCCTGCTGCAGTCAGCCCAGTGAGCAAGCCAGCCATGAGTTCTCCCGGGAACTCTGCTCCAAGTGCCTCCACGACAGCCGTCATTCAGAATGTCACAGGACAGAACATCATCAAGCAG GTATCAATAACTGGGCAGCTTGGCGTGAAGCCCCAGACAGGCAGCAGCATTCCACTCACAGCCACTAACTTCCGTATCCAGGGTAAAGATGTACTGCGCCTGCCACCCTCTTCCATCACCACAGACGCCAAGGGCCAGACGGTTTTGAGAATCACTCCGGACATGATGGCCACATTGGCCAAGTCTCAGGTTACCACAGTCAAATTGACTCAGGACCTCTTTGGGACAGGAAGTGGCACTGCAGGCAAAGGCATCTCCGCTACCTTACACGTCACTTCCAACCCTGTCCATGCAGCAGACAGCCCTGCCAAGACCCCTTCAGCCAGTGTTCCTTCATCAGCTCCAGCAGGTACTACCGTGGTCAAAGTAACTCCTGATCTCAAGCCAACAGAAACCTCGAATTCAGCTTTTCGCTTGATGCCAGCTCTTGGAGTGAGTGTGGCAGATCAGAAGGGAAAGAACACAGTGGCCTCTTCAGAAGCAAAACCTGCTGCCACAATCCGCATTGTGCAGGGTCTGGGAGTGATGCCTCCTAAAGCAGGCCAGACTATTACTGTTGCAGCACATGCAAAGCAAGGAGCCTCTGTCGCTGGTGGGTCTGGAACTGTCCATTCTTCAACGGTGTCCTTGCCCAGTATAAATGCTACTGTGTCTAAGACTGTGGCTGTGGCTTCTGGGGCAACAAGCACCCCTATCAGCATTGGGACTGGAGCCCCCACGGTGCGACAGGTCCCTGTTAACACTACAGTTGTGTCCACATCCCAGTCT